The Theileria orientalis strain Shintoku DNA, chromosome 2, complete genome genome has a window encoding:
- a CDS encoding uncharacterized protein (molecular chaperone, heat shock protein, Hsp40, DnaJ family protein) — translation MQQHISLIFILSPLIKFLCSPGRRWNKKNKSIGRILSYLFISFLIFYKLTKREKNCFQLLNVTPFTPYDVIRKSFKTVAFNLHPDRNKSEDASVKYSNLVEKYKHISTPESHYRYTRFSDLVKPELGSINEMGFMDLITLALLKSFMTVGATILILLLSNEKIIWHPLLVYQLFMLFFDIYLRLSDELFFTTKLPFFKYYVTFEILQLFNEFKSYFMHSSILFPDNSRTPTAIGSNLLINNLALLSKLDALLNKLKRMLGPYGEEIDDDDEKVVPDEHVVEVNKTIKRKYGENYFLDWSKEAKLKYKKLALHGEKLTSEEGANVFSFLFTSGIILLSFMK, via the exons ATGCAACAACATATTTCACTTATTTTCATACTATCGcctttaattaaatttttgtgTAGTCCAG GAAGAAGGTggaataaaaagaataaatcCATTG GAAGGATTCTTTCATATTTGTTCATTTCATTtctcatattttacaaattaacaaaaagGGAAAAGAATTGTTTTCAACTCTTAAACGTTACTCCATTCACACCTTATGACGTCATTAGGAAATCATTTAAGACCGTGGCATTTAATTTGCACCCA GACAGGAATAAAAGCGAAGACGCATCGGTTAAATATTCCAACCTGGTCGAGAAGTATAAGCACATATCTACGCCAGAATCGCATTACAGATATACTAGGTTCTCAGACTTAGTGAAGCCAGAACTAG GCTCAATCAATGAAATGGGCTTCATGGATTTGATAACACTGGCGCTTTTAAAAAGCTTCATGACGGTCGGGGCCACCATTTTAATTCTACTGTTGAGCAATGAGAAGATTATATGGCATCCACTTCTCGTTTATCAGCTATTTATGCTCTTTTTCGACATATATTTAAGGCTGTCAGACGAGTTGTTTTTCACAACTAAGTTgccattttttaaatattatgttacattTGAGATTTTACAG CTTTTCAATGAATTCAAATCGTATTTTATGCACTCGTCAATTTTGTTCCCTGACAATAGTAGAACGCCCACTGCTATCGGATCTAATCTTTTGATAAACAACCTGGCGTTGCTCAGCAAACTGGACGCCTTATTGAATAAACTGAAGAGAATGTTAGGTCCATACGGCGAAGAAATAGATGACGACGACGAAAAAGTAGTTCCAGATGAACACGTGGTCGAAGTTAAT AAGACGATTAAGAGGAAATACGGCGAAAATTACTTCCTGGATTGGTCTAAGGAAGCTAAGCTCAAATACAAGAAGCTGGCACTCCACGGG GAAAAGTTAACCAGTGAAGAAGGGGCCAACGTGTTCTCGTTCCTCTTCACCTCCGGAATTATTCTCCTAAGCTTCATGAAGTAG
- a CDS encoding uncharacterized protein (ABC transporter related domain containing protein), whose amino-acid sequence MNKPSRDNLDHPKFEPESCFWDSEPYFKSYFKGIQNKTFKYYDDSNVLKYLFFHWVNRWVSVLSRKYLEPYKLHPVQISDQILKWEPIFSKHVSDGLARLDHYETTKSTKNPVKPYNMILLRAILLTIWKRSVALLLGLIIVNVLSMSISILVEKLIQIVLDGVINENVNYYVYRMIFLLNYLYGIVPFRHALTHRRVYYNNVNGSNQLNTCNEVLHSCSPDSPCSKNPLFCPALRYHNKDVDPKIFTYVFYDSFYIAMAFESTKFIVQFLTNFIYGVYLMSRHVKANIWVLYLTGALFLLFMVTVEIFNAVIFKYILYMRDYKVTKYKNILGALTNIKKMFCDDIGFNIITQTRNNELSLIFVKIFITFINMCVFSTSINISFYIIKMYFVKSVNNANEITEINPAAFLVTFYIYMRIVSSMFIIPRSINIIGMAYVSYKRVNTYLKKCAPNFYNKANCFTGPTHATSELNSVTNKLPNDVVVYFKDATLTWVHSREDLMSKNYEPFLKNVNFELKRGEIAIVTGSQGTGKTNFVRAMLGDMTLVGGSMAVVPLHTSMPIFYASQDIYLQKGTVRSNITFGYKFDENLYNTVLKAVELQSDIGTWEKGDLRPVSDNALSLSGGQRVRVEMARALYAYLVFHKVNKEYNSRKCSFLMVLDAPFHGLDPFVSKTIFYNLFNLKNGLLVRDDLSVVLTSSKRSLDTCSRSSDVLQFPNVHIYHVKNKEMSFFNKLHDFMKTKKHEGEFKYLSTARNGPYNMNYLTNDMVDLCLSNNSKEDRADKNKELYRESFVKYIKEHFGNTRFYPFLVFMKPAAVSFTIYILLTIALNAMDYIKFILSSNLSDYIIQNINDHNNGKFVDLEKVKAHSNSALKVTVIFVTLIIITSFMATLAVSAGSLISCRKLHEYCINTIFNYSSSVVKIKKQISQIITYLSCDLMMTDDITGIFIALLLFALIQTITNIISLFYTIPITIPFIVVAMMTAYFYVLRKYIKSARTLNFGFLESLTQMNTIMERSITGAEVYRSFNRDSDLLRQFMEQRDYNARPKFLFAAVISWCAIVFTWMFSLATIIILIIPIILDKYTKYKMMVGYYGLALSLSMNVIKSFTSFSSLYAFTEQLMGSIERFQYFIPFGQKLKFDKSPNTHDEYVVNPVDNDFIIINKAQLLTRRAIEFKAVNKKFYGLRRLFYHPRLTILDSSLYLTPEHVGVELKNLCVYASQNRTPDSMILKNITVTTHRSEMICMVGRTGAGKTTLLSSLQNLPLHRTGQVLLDGKDLNEIPKAIMRQIVGVLPQHPFVFKGWTVRRFLDPRKLFTDDEINHVLIKCSLMNFVNELPGGKKLDTVITPEDPILYNSKKRSRSRVNSFGIRSSMTSQYDLLSESDMLLSYSQLRTLSFVRLVLYRNFFRVLLVDEPPEEDLMDTSAKSEDLGVPIYDLLHKYFSHCTTFVTAHDVEVLKKCNYVWVIHEGRLVKTCKTSDIKANESISKIIEESLKSA is encoded by the exons ATGAACAAGCCCTCTCGCGATAACCTTGACCATCCCAAATTTGAACCTGAGAGCTGTTTTTGGGATAGCGAACCCTATTTTAAATCGTACTTCAAGGGGATTCAGAACAAGACATTCAAATATTACGATGATTCCAATGTTTTGAAGTACTTGTTTTTTCACTGGGTAAACCGATGGGTCTCAGTGCTGTCTAGGAAGTACCTGGAACCGTACAAATTACACCCAGTACAGATATCAGACCAGATTTTGAAGTGGGAACCTATTTTTTCGAAACACGTTAGCGATGGATTGGCAAGATTGGACCACTACGAGACCACTAAATCCACCAAAAATCCAGTCAAACCATATAACATGATTCTGTTGCGTGCCATCTTATTGACAATATGGAAAAGGTCAGTTGCTCTGTTATTGGGACTGATAATTGTCAATGTATTGAGTATGAGCATATCCATTTTGGTTGAAAAATTGATTCAGATT GTATTGGACGGGGTCATCAAtgaaaatgtaaattactATGTTTACAGGATGATTTTCTTGCTTAATTACTTGTACGGCATAGTTCCATTTCGCCACGCTTTGACACACAGGCGCGTTTACTATAACAATGTCAATGGCTCCAACCAATTGAACACGTGCAACGAGGTACTTCACAGCTGTTCCCCTGATTCACCGTGTTCCAAAAACCCATTGTTCTGTCCGGCCCTGCGATATCACAACAAGGATGTAGACCCTAAGATTTTCACGTATGTGTTTTATGACTCATTCTATATTGCTATGGCATTTGAGTCGACCAAATTCATTGTTCAGTTTTTAACGAACTTTATTTATGGAGTGTACCTTATGTCGAGACATGTCAAGGCTAATATATGGGTGTTGTACCTTACTGGAGCTTTGTTCCTGTTATTCATGGTTACCGTGGAGATTTTTAATGCAgtcatatttaaatacattttatatatgaGAGATTACAAGGTAACCAAGTACAAAAACATCCTTGGTGCactaacaaatattaagaAAATGTTTTGCGATGACATTGGGTTTAACATTATAACCCAGACGAGGAATAATGAGctttcattaatttttgttaaaattttcatcaCTTTTATAAACATGTGTGTTTTTAGCACATCGATTAACATATCATTCtacattattaaaatgtattttgtAAAGTCGGTTAATAATGCTAATGAAATTACTGAAATTAACCCAGCAGCTTTCTTGGTCACGttttacatatacatgAGAATTGTCAGTtctatgtttattattccCAGGTCTATCAATATCATTGGAATGGCCTACGTATCGTACAAGCGCGTTAACACTTACCTCAAAAAGTGTGCCCCGAATTTTTACAACAAGGCCAACTGTTTTACTGGTCCGACACATGCTACTTCAGAACTAAACTCGGTGACGAACAAACTACCTAATGACGTggttgtttatttcaaagACGCCACGTTAACTTGGGTGCACTCACGTGAAGATCTAATGTCCAAGAACTATGAACCGTTTTTGAAAAACGTCAACTTTGAACTAAAACGTGGTGAAATAGCCATTGTTACCGGTTCTCAGGGTACcggaaaaacaaattttgtCAGAGCAATGCTTGGAGATATGACTCTTGTAGGCGGTTCAATGGCAGTAGTTCCATTACACACATCCATGCCCATATTTTATGCTTCACAGgacatttatttacaaaaggGCACTGTAAGATCCAACATAACATTTGGTTATAAGTTTGATGAAAACTTATATAATACAGTTCTTAAAGCAGTTGAGCTTCAATCTGATATAGGAACATGGGAGAAGGGTGACCTACGTCCAGTTTCCGATAACGCATTATCCCTGAGTGGTGGACAACGAGTCAGAGTAGAAATGGCCCGGGCACTATATGCATATTTGGTGTTCCACAAAGTAAACAAGGAATATAATAGTAGAAAGTGCTCATTTCTCATGGTATTGGACGCTCCGTTCCATGGTCTTGATCCATTTGTGTCTAAAACCATATTCTATAACTTATTTAATCTTAAAAACGGGCTACTAGTGAGAGATGACCTATCGGTAGTTTTAACATCTTCTAAGAGAAGCCTTGACACATGCTCGAGGTCAAGCGATGTATTGCAATTCCCCaatgtacacatttatcatGTTAAAAACAAGGAAATGTCATTCTTTAATAAACTACACGACTTTATGAAAACCAAGAAACATGAAGGAGAATTCAAGTATCTGTCAACTGCTAGAAATGGTCCTTATAACATGAATTACTTAACAAACGATATGGTTGATCTGTGCTTATCTAACAATAGCAAAGAAGATCGCGCCgataaaaacaaggaaCTATACCGCGAATCCTTcgtaaaatacattaaagAACACTTTGGAAACACTAgattttatccatttttaGTGTTTATGAAGCCTGCCGCAGTATCATTTACAATCTACATACTGCTCACGATTGCGTTGAATGCCATggattatattaaatttattttgtcaAGTAACTTATCAGACTATATTAtccaaaatataaatgatcATAACAATGGCAAATTTGTCGATCTTGAAAAAGTTAAAGCACATAGTAATTCAGCTCTGAAAGTCACGGTAATATTTGTAACACTCATTATCATAACATCGTTTATGGCGACATTGGCCGTTTCAGCAGGATCTCTGATTTCTTGTCGTAAACTTCATGAGTATTGCATCAACACGATTTTCAACTATAGTTCATCcgtagttaaaataaagaagcaAATTAGTCAAATTATCACATACCTTTCCTGCGATCTTATGATGACAGATGATATTACTGGGATATTTATTGCATTGCTATTATTTGCATTAATTCAGACGATCACTAACATAATTTCTTTGTTTTATACAATTCCAATCACGATACCCTTTATCGTAGTCGCTATGATGACAGCGTACTTTTACGTATTAAGGAAGTATATAAAGTCTGCCAGGACATTAAACTTCGGTTTTTTAGAATCCCTAACTCAGATGAATACTATAATGGAACGTTCAATAACCGGAGCAGAAGTGTACAGAAGCTTTAATAGGGACTCAGATTTGCTAAGACAGTTCATGGAGCAGAGGGATTACAATGCTCGACCCAAGTTCCTTTTCGCTGCAGTCATTTCGTGGTGTGCAATCGTTTTTACTTGGATGTTCTCACTAGCTACTATCATTATTTTGATTATTCCAATCATACTAGACAAATACACGAAGTACAAGATGATGGTAGGTTATTATGGTTTGGCTCTATCTCTTTCCATGAATGTGATCAAGTCCTTTACCAGCTTTTCATCTTTGTATGCTTTTACTGAACAACTTATGGGATCAATTGAGAGATTCCAGTACTTCATTCCTTTTGGACAAAAGCTCAAGTTCGATAAGAGCCCCAATACCCACGATGAGTATGTAGTCAATCCTGTGGACAATGATTTCATTATTATCAACAAGGCACAGTTGTTAACAAGGAGAGCAATTGAGTTCAAAGCTGTCAACAAAAAGTTCTATGGATTGAGGAGACTATTCTACCATCCCAGACTTACCATTCTGGACTCTTCTCTTTACTTAACACCTGAGCACGTGGGAGTTGAGTTAAAGAATCTGTGTGTTTACGCTTCACAGAATCGTACACCTGATAGTATGATTTTGAAAAACATCACTGTGACCACACACCGATCAGAAATGATTTGTATGGTTGGAAGAACAGGTGCCGGTAAAACAACATTACTATCATCATTACAGAATTTACCTTTACATAGAACAGGACAAGTTCTATTGGACGGTAAAGATTTGAACGAAATACCCAAGGCAATCATGAGACAGATAGTCGGTGTTCTACCTCAACATCCATTCGTATTCAAAGGATGGACTGTGCGTAGGTTCCTTGATCCTAGAAAGTTATTTACTGACGACGAGATTAATCATGTCCTCATTAAGTGCAGCCTTATGAATTTTGTTAATGAACTTCCTGGAGGAAAGAAGCTTGACACTGTTATTACACCTGAGGATCCGATACTGTATAATTCTAAGAAGAGATCCCGTTCTAGAGTAAACTCATTTGGAATTAGGTCATCCATGACTTCACAGTATGATTTGTTATCTGAAAGTGACATGTTGCTGTCATATAGTCAATTAAGAACACTTTCGTTTGTCAGGCTTGTTTTATACAGGAATTTCTTTAGAGTACTATTGGTAGACGAACCTCCAGAGGAAGATCTTATGGATACAAGTGCAAAGAGTGAAGACCTTGGAGTTCCAATTTATGACCTTTTACACAAGTACTTTAGCCATTGTACTACATTCGTTACGGCTCATGATGTAGAAGTTTTGAAGAAATGTAATTATGTCTGGGTGATACACGAAGGAAGACTTGTTAAGACTTGTAAGACTAGCGATATAAAAGCCAACGAATCCATCTCAAAGATAATAGAGGAAAGCTTGAAATCAGCATGA
- a CDS encoding adhesion regulation modulator protein: MERGVLCEIRAGKCVLNEKLVSPDLRKGSLRLFRGDDELLSVQWLTRDDSKVEDTFYVFDDAFLERVPECSTGEVYVLKFTSNSHRSFYWMQEPNTATIKSFVDSFNKTTGFLK; this comes from the exons atggaaAGGGGAGTTTTGTGTGAAATAAGAGCGGGAAAATGTGTGTTAAACGAAAAACTAGTGTCGCCAGACCTGAGAAAAGGATCCTTGAGACTGTTCAGA GGAGACGACGAGTTGTTGTCAGTTCAGTGGTTAACCAGAGATGATTCAAAGGTAGAG GACACCTTCTACGTATTCGACGACGCGTTCCTGGAAAGGGTGCCTGAGTGCAGTACGGGTGAAGTATATGTGCTGAAGTTCACCAGCAATAGCCACAGGTCGTTCTACTGGATGCAGGAGCCAAACACCGCAACGATTAAG AGTTTCGTCGACTCGTTCAATAAAACAACGGGATTCCTCAAATGA
- a CDS encoding uncharacterized protein (peptidase C19, ubiquitin carboxyl-terminal hydrolase 2 domain containing protein) — translation MSNFKTKSPIIVELHNKDIKFEKYNSNERDSTDKSKSKEEKTVLAKEQFKIVNNMATIKGIYKVPSVKYDDDTITMGSGLNNPGINICYMNVIIQVLSHTPLLSSALLKSYHTKVCKNNENNIFCVMCLFEKHLQNSYVASNALNNPFYSIAKKYIYSKFKLNQQDDSFIFLKFFLDSLSKSCYFSTNTSTDDNWGTSSPNTNVANRNHSAEGAPSSPHGRGIAVEDRERPAEEQEINLNNIIITNDKIMHTFIGYLFGGYFRNFIICNRCNNRSEKVEEFFDISVDTTKSNELINLLNDFVVPEQLEGSNQYLCSKCNSLQNATKLLSVYKCPQILTVHLKRFNMNQSSVDSSPCKQFYNKATASGYGSYSSNKSNEGTVNNSKFGYCKNKFSKLTNRIHFPHNLSISMEAKKGEQTWVNYEIYAIVCHLGQSLNSGHYITFIKGKNNFWFLFDDSTVRVVSNEYVKRHENDVYILFYSNVSTTTSPGGPSSLDECGESGSVDNLLNEYSQTNKFCTTSEAYKSKADQKAAKMSKRSKIGVHNKSNKSGSADMDEGVEGAGVKRKGANANARDAVNVSGRSTGINSDEAVSSNRGSSTDNAHNGGGAESSGDESIDSNKSIAGSDILDFDDSELVIDGLNSPMATNEYSANLKDINDYAAIGASYGFISPKTTNDYAANVKDINDYAAIGASYGFISPKTTNEYSANVKDINDYAASSKDINQGGMGSARYTPEEISYRLIHVLSKFKGKMCNTFLKLRKFKNYRLLLIRLLASAYSIYGASIEDSNPVMTSPSNGTRVKHPIETDIGNYCSNNGGIKGYNVWSEEEGEKAERYKRLYSSLEGDAEKPDEEELEYDKGRPRKYKKKTEDERYEFKRHHTGVQIAVNQKDVFDSTEVKVSRSNEADATKKRKKTKTKKRKKTYTKHK, via the exons ATGTCTAACTTTAAAACTAAGTCGCCCATTATTGTAGAACTACACAACAAGGATATCAAATTCGAAAAATACAACTCCAACGAGCGTGATTCAACCGACAAATCAAAATCAAAAGAAGAGAAAACTGTTTTGGCAAAAGAACAGTTCAAAATCGTGAACAACATGGCTACTATTAAGGGCATATACAAGGTGCcttctgtaaaatatgacGATGATACAATCACGATGGGTTCAGGGCTTAACAACCCAGGCATCAACATATGCTACATGAACGTGATCATACAGGTCCTATCGCACACTCCGTTGCTCTCATCAGCTCTCCTAAAATCGTACCACACGAAGGTATGCAAAAACAATGAAAATAACATCTTTTGCGTGATGTGTTTGTTCGAAAAACACTTACAAAACTCTTATGTAGCTTCAAACGCACTTAACAACCCGTTTTATAGCATAGCAAAGAAGTACATCTACTCTAAGTTTAAGCTGAACCAGCAAGATGATTCTTTCATTTTCTTGAAGTTTTTTCTAGATTCGCTCTCCAAATCATGTTATTTCTCTACAAACACAAGCACTGATGATAATTGGGGCACTTCGAGCCCGAATACGAACGTAGCCAATCGCAATCACTCAGCAGAGGGAGCGCCGAGCTCACCTCATGGCAGAGGAATCGCAGTGGAGGATAGAGAGAGGCCAGCCGAAGAACAGGAAATCAACCTTAACAACATAATCATCACGAATGATAAAATCATGCACACGTTCATAGGATACCTGTTCGGAGGATACTTCAGAAACTTTATAATCTGTAACCGTTGCAACAACAGGTCggagaaggtggaggaGTTCTTTGACATATCAGTGGACACGACCAAAAGCAACGAGTTAATTAACCTGCTTAACGACTTCGTGGTACCGGAGCAGCTGGAGGGGAGCAACCAGTACCTCTGCTCAAAGTGCAACTCGCTCCAAAACGCGACGAAGCTGCTGTCAGTCTACAAGTGCCCGCAAATACTGACCGTGCACCTGAAGAGGTTTAACATGAATCAAAGCAGCGTGGATAGCTCGCCCTGTAAGCAGTTTTACAACAAGGCCACGGCATCAGGTTACGGAAGCTACTCGTCGAACAAGAGCAACGAAGGCACGGTGAATAACAGCAAGTTCGGCTACTGCAAGAATAAGTTCAGCAAGCTGACGAATAGAATACACTTTCCGCACAACCTGTCTATATCAATGGAGGCCAAAAAGGGGGAGCAGACGTGGGTGAACTATGAAATTTACGCGATCGTGTGTCACCTGGGCCAGTCGCTTAACTCAGGACACTACATAACCTTCATCAAGGGCAAGAACAACTTCTGGTTCCTCTTCGACGACTCGACGGTGAGAGTGGTATCAAACGAGTACGTTAAGAGGCACGAAAATGACGTGTACATACTGTTCTACAGCAACGTGAGCACGACAACGTCACCAGGAGGCCCGAGCAGCTTGGATGAGTGCGGTGAGTCGGGATCAGTGGACAACCTTCTGAACGAGTACTCGCAAACAAACAAGTTCTGCACCACTAGCGAGGCCTATAAAAGTAAGGCGGATCAGAAAGCAGCCAAAATGAGCAAAAGAAGTAAAATTGGAGTCCACAACAAGAGTAATAAAAGTGGTAGTGCTGATATGGATGAGGGCGTTGAGGGTGCAGGTGTGAAGAGGAAGGGCGCGAATGCTAACGCTAGGGACGCAGTTAACGTGAGTGGCAGGAGCACAGGTATCAACAGCGATGAGGCGGTTAGCAGTAATCGGGGTAGTAGCACTGATAATGCACACAACGGTGGCGGAGCGGAGAGTAGCGGTGACGAAAGTATCGACAGTAATAAGTCGATCGCCGGTAGTGATATCCTCGATTTCGATGATAGTGAGTTGGTCATTGATGGTTTGAATAGTCCAATGGCTACAAACGAGTACTCTGCTAATCTCAAGGATATCAACGATTATGCCGCCATTGGAGCATCATATGGTTTCATTAGTCCAAAGACTACAAACGATTACGCTGCTAATGTTAAGGATATCAACGATTATGCCGCCATTGGAGCTTCATATGGTTTCATTAGTCCAAAGACTACAAACGAGTACTCTGCTAATGTTAAGGATATCAACGATTATGCTGCTAGTTCCAAGGATATCAACCAAGGTGGCATGGGTAGTGCGAGGTATACGCCTGAAGAGATCAGTTATAGGCTGATTCACGTCCTGAGTAAATTCAAGGggaaaatgtgtaacaccTTCCTCAAGTTAAGGAAGTTCAAAAACTATAGGCTCCTGTTGATCAGGTTGTTGGCAAGCGCATACAGTATCTACGGAGCCAGCATCGAGGACTCAAACCCAGTCATGACTTCGCCCAGCAACGGAACCCGAGTAAAGCATCCAATTGAGACAGATATTGGTAATTACTGCAGTAACAACGGTGGAATTAAGGGCTACA ATGTGTGGtcagaggaagaaggagaaaaggCGGAAAGATATAAGAGGTTATATAGCTCATTGGAAGGTGACGCAGAAAAGcctgacgaagaagaactGGAATATGATAAAGGAAGGCCgcgaaaatataaaaagaaaacGGAAGATGAGCGATATGAGTTCAAGAGGCACCACACAGGAGTACAAATAGCTGTAAACCAGAAGGATGTGTTTGACTCTACAGAAGTAAAAGTAAGTAGAAGCAACGAAGCGGACGCCAcgaaaaaaaggaagaaaactaaaacgaagaagaggaagaaaacATACACAAAACACAAGTAA
- a CDS encoding uncharacterized protein (protein of unknown function DUF529 repeat containing protein) has product MYIWNVFKTLIYLLFCSKKFSYSDPNEKGVSTELIPIELNLRKSLSNDKYECQKTDKGIIYTVKNGYGFSSVSSFNPECKFVSCIWKASNSFEYASKVILVSSDIGGLYKIFIHLFNGARNVYFKKIYSPWQRMDVNRNVRIPLNLYIAHSTYFYNVAKDKELKIFTPKTGFIFDSVIKWINSADTRWIVWKAGNINECSNKIEYYVDKTLEPNFGILMIYLLNGEKIKLINDNVNYIGNKWISVDLNVDIPVQISIKTTNDSFFYYNYLSGPLRVFDAKPGFVFNGLFKWYDRYKQNDIIWQTLIKEKFSRQVIVERIVGFKIHSNNIIIFHLDGTSTHLTQVDDGWSPFEPSTELDIDYKWTTIAYQYIKVQNIEYFIPNGSFLFKEVFKKGSSCTPDFIFWKAKNKWEYVKKVFIVPIGKKEKILVLLLLTNRLILFLKSDDSKWIQRPKDENAIYQLLSLGVDFNIPKRISKPIEEEQCRPLKHGMFNSKVSEPEFPFPKSVIEPEKLIALDISKMHRLKGYDIFYGENKVIFTAREPYLFSYVSNGSEILWRPKFIDEYPDKVIYKVVGGNHKIKVYFPDENRFNTTKNKPLMNFNPSEVEVSVVKTNKPDTEV; this is encoded by the coding sequence ATGTATATATGGAACGTATtcaaaacattaatatatCTACTGTTTTGTTCGAAAAAATTTTCATATTCTGATCCAAATGAAAAAGGTGTGTCAACTGAATTGATACCCATTGAACTTAACTTGCGTAAAAGTTTATCGAACGACAAATATGAGTGCCAAAAAACAGATAAAGgtataatatacactgtaaaaaatggataTGGTTTCTCTTCAGTTAGTTCATTTAACCCAGaatgtaaatttgtttcTTGTATCTGGAAGGCATCAAATAGTTTTGAATATGCCAGTAAGGTTATCTTAGTCTCATCTGATATCGGCGGACTGTATAAAATCTTTATACACTTATTTAATGGAGCAAggaatgtatattttaagaaAATTTATTCTCCGTGGCAACGAATGGATGTGAACAGAAATGTTCGTATCCCCTTGAACCTCTATATAGCACACAGTACATATTTCTACAATGTAGCAAAAGATAAAgaacttaaaatatttacaccTAAAACtggatttatttttgactCCGTAATAAAATGGATTAATTCGGCCGATACAAGATGGATTGTTTGGAAGGCTGGGAATATAAATGAATGTtctaataaaatagaatattATGTCGACAAAACCTTGGAACCAAATTTTGGAATActaatgatttatttattaaatggAGAAAAGATAAAACTAATTAACgataatgttaattataTTGGCAATAAATGGATTTCAGTTGATCTGAATGTTGACATACCTGTTCAAATTAGCATTAAAACTACAAATGActcctttttttattacaactATTTATCCGGTCCTCTCAGAGTATTCGATGCTAAACCAggttttgtttttaacgGTTTATTCAAATGGTATGATCGGTACAAACAAAATGACATTATATGGCAAACtttaataaaagaaaaattttCCAGACAGGTCATTGTTGAACGGATAGTTGGTTTCAAGATTCACTCgaacaatataataatttttcatttggATGGAACATCCACACATCTTACGCAAGTAGATGACGGATGGTCACCGTTCGAGCCTTCTACAGAACTTGACATTGACTACAAATGGACTACTATCGCATATCAATATATTAAGGTACAAAATATcgaatattttattcctaATGGcagttttttgtttaaagaGGTGTTCAAAAAAGGATCAAGTTGTACGCCGGACTTTATTTTCTGGAAagcaaaaaataaatgggaATACGTCAAAAAGGTGTTTATAGTACCTATTggtaaaaaagaaaaaatattggTTTTATTACTACTCACCAATAGGTTAATATTGTTCCTTAAGTCTGATGATTCAAAATGGATACAAAGGCCAAAAGATGAGAACGCCATTTACCAACTCCTAAGTCTAGGAGTTGATTTCAACATTCCCAAACGAATAAGTAAACCGATTGAGGAAGAACAATGTAGACCGCTTAAACACGGTATGTTTAACTCAAAAGTTTCTGAACCAGAATTTCCCTTTCCCAAGTCCGTAATAGAACCAGAGAAGCTAATTGCGTTGGACATCAGTAAAATGCACCGGCTTAAAGGCTACgatatattttatggaGAAAACAAGGTCATTTTTACAGCCAGAGAACCGTATCTATTCTCATATGTTTCAAACGGGAGTGAAATTCTTTGGAGACcaaaatttattgatgAATATCCTGATAAAGTAATTTACAAGGTGGTAGGTGGCAATCATAAAATCAAAGTATATTTTCCTGATGAAAACAGGTTTAACAcaacaaaaaacaaacctTTAATGAATTTTAATCCATCAGAGGTAGAAGTATCAGTTGTCAAAACCAACAAACCTGATACCGAGGTTTAA